The Deltaproteobacteria bacterium genome contains the following window.
TCTATGCCATCTCTGGCCCTATCATGGCCATCATATTCCTCCGCCGCCGGCGTGCGTCCAGGCCTCTTTTGCCGGAGGAAAAAGCCGTTTAATTCGAAAGGGCGAGGAGAAATGCAGGCTCAGGAGAGGCAGGAGCGGCCTGATATCATTTTTCGTAGTTAAGAGAGGGTTTCAGCCATGGAGAAAATTCGTATCTTCGATACCACGCTGCGCGATGGGGAGCAGTCCCCAGGCGCCAGCATGAATCTGGATGAAAAAATAATGCTTGCCCGCCAACTCGAGCGTTTGAACGTGGATGTGATCGAAGCGGGTTTTCCCAGTAGCTCGCCGGGAGACTTCGAATCGGTTAAACGCATTGCCCAGGAGGTTCAGGAGCCGCAAATCGCCGGCTTGTCCCGAACAACGCCGGGAGACATCGACCGGGCCTGGGAGGCTCTGAAATATGCCCGCAATCCGCTCATCCATGTATTCATCGCTACCTCGGATATTCATCTGCAATATAAGCTGCGCAAGAGCCGCGAGGAAGTTTTGGAAGAAGCGGGCCGGGCCGTGGCTTACGCCAAGCGGTATACCCAGGAAGTAGAATTTTCCGCAGAGGATGCAACTCGCTCAGACCCGGAATATCTGGCTCGGGTCGTCGAGGCGGCCATCGAAGCCGGCGCCACCATCGTCAACATCCCGGACACTGTGGGTTACATCATCCCCACGGAATACGGAAAATTGATTACATTTCTCCGCCAAAAAGTGAAAAACATCCATAAAGCCATCCTGTCCGTTCACTGCCACAACGATCTGGGAATGGCCGTAGCCAACAGCCTGGCGGCTGTGGAAAATGGTGCCCGCCAGGTGGAGTGCACCATTAATGGAATCGGGGAGCGGGCCGGAAATGCTTCCTTGGAAGAGATCGTTATGGCTTTGAAGACGCGGCGCGATTTCTTCTCTTACCAGGTTGGA
Protein-coding sequences here:
- a CDS encoding 2-isopropylmalate synthase; protein product: MEKIRIFDTTLRDGEQSPGASMNLDEKIMLARQLERLNVDVIEAGFPSSSPGDFESVKRIAQEVQEPQIAGLSRTTPGDIDRAWEALKYARNPLIHVFIATSDIHLQYKLRKSREEVLEEAGRAVAYAKRYTQEVEFSAEDATRSDPEYLARVVEAAIEAGATIVNIPDTVGYIIPTEYGKLITFLRQKVKNIHKAILSVHCHNDLGMAVANSLAAVENGARQVECTINGIGERAGNASLEEIVMALKTRRDFFSYQVGVVTEQIYPTSRLLSGITGILVPPNKAIVGANAFAHEAGIHQDGVLKEKTTYEIMRPESVGISHSTLVLGKHSGRHAFRERIKTLGYELNEAHLNQAFQRFKEVADKKKQVFDEDLEAIIADEILRIPDQFKLVNLTVVSGSVTVPTATVQIEIGGKLYQEAGFGDGPVDAAYKTISRITKTKSHLLKFLVNAITGGTDAQGEVMVILEEEGIRVTGQGAHTDIIMAAAKAYVNGLNKLEYQKRIKGV